Within Desulfolithobacter dissulfuricans, the genomic segment ATCCGCTCGGTTTCCAGCCCCTGGCGAATCCGCTGCTGCCGGGCCTTTTTCCGCTGCAGGTAGATCCGGCTGATGAGATAGAGAACAAAACTGCCGATTCCCACCCAGACAAGATTGTGCCAGCGCCAGATGATGGTTCGTTCATAGGGGTTTATCTTGATCACCATGATGGGAAAGGTGAGAAAGACGAACCACAGAGCAACCAGGAGCGCGTTTCGGAAATCTTTGACCGTAAGCATGATGTTGTTTCTGTGTTCTGTGTTTGTTTTGGTTCTTGGTTCAGACTTTTTCAATGCTGGCCTTGCCCAGCAGGCCCGAGGGCCGGAAGATCAGGATCAGAACCAGCAGTGAAAAGGCGAAGACATCCTCATAGTCACTGGAGACATATCCGGTGGCAAAGGATTCGGTGAGCCCAAGAATGAAACTGCCGAGCACCGCTCCGGGAATGGAGCCGATACCGCCGAGCACCGCGGCGGTAAAGGCCTTGATGCCGGCTATAAAGCCTATGAAGAAGTTGATCTGGCCGATATGGGAGGCGATCAGCATGCCGCCCACCGCGGCCAGGGCCGAGCCGATGATAAAGGTCATGGAGATGACGTGATCTACGTTGACGCCCACCAGCAGGGCCATTTTCCGGTCCTGGGCCGTGGCCCGCATGGCCTTGCCGATCCGGGTGAACTTGATGAGAAAGGTGAGCAGAACCATGATCACCGCCGTGGTCAGCAGGATCACCAGGTCGGATGAGCCGATGATGTGGGCATAACGCTCCATGAAAGGAAAGTCCGGGATCAGGGCCGGGAAGGGCAGAAAGTCCGGCGTCTGGGCCAGGAGTACGTAATTCTGCAGGAACATGGACATGCCGATGGCCGAGATAAGGGGCGAGAGACGGGGCGCGTTGCGCAGCGGCTTGTAGGCCAGTTTCTCCACCGTGTAGCCATAGGCGCTGGCCCATATGGCTGCTGCCAGCATGGTCAGGATAACGATGGCCAGCAGCGGGAACCCGAAAACAGACAGAACCGTGGAGACAATGAGGGCCGTGAAGGCACCGATCATGTAGATCTCCCCATGGGCAAAGTTGATCAGGCCGATGATGCCATAGACCATGGTGTACCCGAGGGCAATGAGCGCGTAGATTGAACCGCGGGTCAGACCGCCGAAAAAGAGCTCAATAAAATAATCCATTTTTTGGTTCCGGATTCTGGTTGATGTGAGCCTGTCAGTTGCGCAAAAAAAATCTGGGGCAGCCAGGCTACCCCAGATCGCTGGTTCAGGCACAACAATTATTTAACGGCAACAAATTTGCCATTTTCCACCTTGTAGACAACATAACCGACACCGATGGCATCGCCATTTTCATCAAAACGGATGGAGCCAAAAGGTGTCTCCACGTTTTCGGTGTGCAGGGCCTTGGCAATGGCTTTGGGGTCGGTGGATCCGGCCTTTTCAATGGCATTGGTCAGGGCGAGAGCCGCGGCCACCGCGTTGTCAAAGAAGGCACCCGGCTCCTCGCCGTAGGCCTTGACATGTTTTTCGCGGTACTCCCTGGTGATGGGGTTGCTGGAAACATCGGCCGGACCGGTGGCGTAGACGCCCTCGGCATACTTGCCGGCAACCTTGATGAAGGTGTCGTCCTTGACGCCGTCATCGGAGACAAAGATGGTTTTCATCCGCTTTTTGCGCATCTGGGTAACGATTTTGGATGCCTCGGGATGGTAGCCACCAAAGATCACCACATCGGCACCGCTGCGTTTAACCTTCTGGACAACCGCAGAGTAATCTACTGCACCCGGGGTGATACCCTCGAACAGGACAACCTTGGCCTTGCCTTCCTTCTCAAGGAAGTTTTTCGCATCCTGGGCAAACCCCTTGCCGTAATCGCCCTTGTCGTGAATGATGGCAACTTTCTTGGCTCCCAGTACGTTAACAACAAAGTCTACCTCGGTGCGGGCCTGGGCATTGTTTGGGGCAATGGTCCGGTAGAAGTTGGGATAGTCACCGCTCTGGGTCAGGGACGAGTCGGTGGCTGACGGGGATATGACGATCACATCGGATGCCTTGTAGATGGGCAGGGCCGCCTTGGTGGCGCCGGAACAGATATGACCGATCACCACGTTCACACCCTTGGAGACCAGTTTGGTGGCAGTGTTGGTGGCCACTTCGGGCTTGCAGACATCATCTTCCACCAGCAGGACGACCTTGCGGCCATTGATGCCGCCCCGGGCGTTGACATCCTTGGCAACCAGTTCGGCTGCCTTGACCGTGGGCAGGCCATAGGACGCCAGGTCGCCGGAATGGGCGCCGGCAACACCGATTTTGATGGGGTCGGCCGCCATGGCAGCGCTGGTCAGGCCGGCTGCCATGGCCATCGCTGAGACCAGTGTGATCATTTTGCGAGCAAGCTTCATAGAGGTTCCTCCTTGCATTAGTAATAAAACAGGGGATCGAACAAATGGGTTGCAAACATTGCATTCCTACATACCCTATTAAAAAAAATTTGCACCCAAAAATGTGCATGGTCGATGGATTCCGGAAAAACCATGTTCCACCCGCCGTGCGGGTAGGCAGGCTCTGGGGGACCGTTTCGGTTGTGTTGTTGTTATCTTGTTGAATTTTCGTTGTTGGGGCAGGGGGTGTTTTTTTGTCAGTACTTTTGGCTTGGTACCCTCTCCAGGATGCGCTACACATAAGATGTTTTGCAGGAGCGATTTTCTTTCACGCATCCTGTTGCATAACACTCATGCAGGCTCCCACGGCCTGCACAACGAAACATGAAAGCTGTTGTCCCCCTGGAGGGTGGGACGAGACTTTCATATAAATCCTTTGCATGCCATGTCCAGGAAAGAATATCTGCTGGCAGCAGGGAAACGGTATCAGTTCCGGCGTGGTTAGCTGCCTCGATGCGACTTGTGGCTACCTCTAATGATGATTCCAGACATATTTCATCAGGTACATAATAGAAACAGCCGTTTCCTGCTTTTGTAAAGGTCGCCGGGCCTCATTTTTTTTCGGGAACCGGTCGTTCCATTCTGAAATGGTTGAAAAATGCGTAATAAAAACCTCTATTTTGCTCTGGGAAGGCCGTTTTCTCCCCTGTACTCCATGCTCATGCGGGCCCGGGAGAATCTGTATCGCCTGGGTGTGTTCAAGCAGGCCCGGCTGCCGGCGGTGGTGATCAGTGTCGGCAACCTGACCATGGGCGGAACCGGCAAGACCCCGGTGGTCCAGTATCTGGCCAGGTTTCTCGAGAAAGAGGGGCTGCGCCCGGCGGTGGTCAGTCGTGGCTATGGCGGTTCGACAAAAGAGCCGGTCAATATTGTTTCCGATGGCGAGCAGGTCCTGCTCGATGCCGCCTTTGTCGGTGATGAGCCGAGGTTTCTGGCCGAGACCCTCGAAGGGGTGCCGGTGCTGACCGGGGTGGTCCGGAAACTGCCGGCCGCCAGGGCCGTGGAGATGGGGGCCGATGTGCTGCTGCTCGATGACGGGTTCCAGCACCTGGGAGTGGCCAGGGATATTGATCTGGTTCTGTTCAATGCCGATACCCTGGCTGGAAATTCCCGGGTGTTCCCCGGTGGAGATCTGCGGGAGCCGGTCAGGGCCCTGTTCCGTTGCCACGCCTTTCTGCTTACCGGTGTGAACGATGGAAACCGGGAACGGGCCGGACGTTTTGCCGATCTGCTGCGGCAACGTTTTTCCGGACGGCCGGTGTTTTTCAGCACCTATCGTCCCTCTGGTCTGGTCTGGCGTGCCGGTGACGGAAACCGGACGCAAGAGAGCCTCGACCGGCTTGCCGGTAGAAAATGTTTTGCTTTCTGCGGCATCGCCCGGCCCGAGGGATTCAGGGATATGCTGCTCTCCATGGGCCTTGATCTGACCGGCTTCATGGGCTTGCCGGATCATCACAGGTATACCGGGGCAGATATCGACCGGTTGCGAAGAGAGGCCCTGCAAAAGGGAAGCGAGCTGCTGGTGACGACGGAAAAGGACCTGGTCAAGATGGAGGGGGTGGATCCGGGCCTGGACCTGGCGGCGGTGCGCATGGAGACCAGCCCGGAAGAATCCTTCGATGCATTCATCCGCGGGGCGGTGGCCCGTGTCCGGGCTGGAGAGCGTGTCTGAACCGTGGTCCGGAACCGCTATGGCGAAAAAAGGCTGTGGCAAAAAGTCCACACCAGGACCCGGGTTGGGAAGATGTGGACTTTTTGCCACAGGAGCAGGGATGTGCGTAGCTCGTTTTGGCGAAGAAGCATTGTTTTAACTAGCTGTTTTATTGCTGTTTGAGCTGTTATTTGTTTTTGTGCGGTCTCGCTGGTCTGTAAATTGCATAAAGATCGATGGCAACCAGTTATAAACCCTGAAAAATCATCGTACATATACTAATAATGGCACCTGTTATTGAGCCGCACCAATATACCTTGAAGAAAACAGTCAGCTGCTGCGGCGTCGGGCTGCATACCGGCAGGACTGTGAACCTGACCATTCACCCGGCACCGGCCAATGTCGGAATTCGGTTTTTCCGCTCAGATCTCAAGGAAAAACCCGTCATTCCGGCGCGGATGGACCGGGTGGTGGACACCCGGCTGGCAACCACCATCGGCAGCGGCGCCACCCGCATCTCCACCACCGAGCATCTGCTCGCTGCCCTGCGCGGATCCGGGATCGATAACGCCGACATCGAGATCGACTCTCACGAGGTGCCGATCATGGACGGCAGCGCGGATCCCTTTGTCCATCTCCTCCGCCAGGGAGGCCGCAGGAAGCAGCGTGCCCTGCGCAAGGTCCTGCGCATCACAAGTCCGATTACCTACTCGGAAGGGGATAAATCCATCCGGATCGAGCCCTATGACGGTTTCAAGATCACCGGCCGGATCGCCTTTGAGGGTGAGCTCCTCAGGGAACAGAAATACTCCGTCGAGGTGACCCGGGAGCGGTTCATGAAGGAAATAGCCCGGGCCCGGACGTTTGGCTATGTGGAACAGGTGGAGCATCTCTGGGCCAATGGTCTCGCTCTTGGCGGCACCCTGGAAAACGTCATTGCCATCCACTGGGATCGCCGGTCCATTCTCAACGAGGACGGGTTGCGCTATGATGATGAATTCGTCCGGCATAAGGTTCTCGACCTGATCGGTGACCTGGCCCTGCTCGGCACCCCGGTGTTTGGCCATGTGATTGCCGATCGCTCCGGTCACGGACTGCATCTGGGGCTGATGCAGACAATTGCTGAACGTCCTGAATGCTGGGAATACGTTAAGTTTCGGAAAAACGGCAACACCGTTCTCCGTCAGGTGGTCAAGGAGACCCGCCGGGCAGGAGACCGGATCAAACCGTTTTTCACCCCACAGCAACCTGGTTCGGCAGCTCAGCCGGTCTGTGCCGCCTGAACCGTCTACCACCTCAGTACCCACCGCTGACCGTTCCGGTCAGCGGTTTTTTTTTGCAGAAGTTTTATCCGGCAGATGGTACCTTTTACGGTCCTTTTCGTTTGAAGCCTCGTTTCCGGGAGAAGCTACGGGGTGGCAGGGTCCGTGGGATCCGGCCGCACAGAATCCAAATACCTACTGAAAACTGAGATATGAAAACAATTGGTCTTGTTGGTGGAGGACAGATGGGTGAGGCCCTGATCCGGGGGATGCTCAAGGCAGAGCTGGTGACAGCGGAAAAGATCATGGTTGCCGAGCCGGACAGTTCCCGGCAGCAGTACCTGACCAGCCAGTATGGTATCGGGGTTACCGCTCTGCCGGGCGAGCTGGCCTCTTTTGCCCAGGTGGTGATTCTGGCGGTCAAACCGCAGATCATGGAACCGGTCCTGCAGCAGTATGTTGCTCACCTGGATGAGAGCCACCTCATCATCTCCATCGCTGCCGGGGTAACCATCGCGGCCATGGAAGGGGTGCTCGGCGATTCGGCCCGGATCATCCGGGTGATGCCAAATACTCCGGCCCTGGTCCTGGCCGGTGCCTCGGCCCTGAGTGGTAACCGCCGGGCGAGTGAAGAGGACATGGAGACGGCGAAGGCTCTATTCTCGGCCGTGGGAATCTGTGTGGAGGTGGCGGAAAACCTGCTCGACGCGGTGACCGGGCTCAGCGGCTCGGGGCCGGGGTACGTGTTTACCTTTATCGAGGCCATGGTCGACGGCGGGGTACTGGCCGGTCTGCCGCGGCCGGTGGCTGAGCAGCTGGTCCTGCAGACTGTCTACGGTTCGGCCAGGCTGGCCCTGGAGACTGGCGAGCCGGCCGCGGTTCTCAAGGGTCGGGTTACCTCTCCCGGCGGGACCACCATCACCGGGATCCAGGTCCTGGAGGAAGCAGGGCTCCGCGGGACAGTGATGACCGCCATCGAAGCGGCCACCCAGCGGTCTCGGGATCTCGGCTCATGAAGAAGGATTTCGTCGGCATAATCACCAAGCGTGATGCGCCGGACGTCCACCAGGTGGGCACTGAACTGGCTACCTGGCTGGAACAGTGGGGTATCAGGGCGGCGCTGGACCGGATTGATCCGGCCATGGACATGCTGGTGATCCTGGGCGGTGACGGAACGCTGCTCCATGTGGCGGCTCAGGCCAGTCATCTTGATATTCCGGTGGTGGGAATCAACCTGGGCAATCTCGGCTTTCTCACCGAGGTGGCGGCCGGGGAGATGTACCAGGCTCTGGAGACCATCCTCGCCGGTAAGGCCCGGATCGAGAAACGGATGATGCTGCGGGCAAGCCTCTTCTCCGGCCGGGACGGACAGGAAAGCGAGCCACTCTTTGCCCTCAACGAGGTGGTCATTGTCAAGGAGTCCACCGACCGGATCATGCGGCTGTCGTCCTGGGCTGATGAAGAGTTCATCACCACATATAAGGGCGACGGGCTGATCATCTCGACGCCCACCGGTTCCACGGCCTACAACCTCTCGGCCGGCGGCCCCATCGTCCATGCCGAGCTGGGCACCATCCTGGTCACACCCATCTGTCCCTTCATGCTGGAAAGCCGGCCGGTCCTGCTCTCGCCGGACGTCCGGATCACCACCCGGCTGGCAGATCCGGAAAACGATGTCAAGGTGATTGTCGATGGTCGGCCGGGCTGGGACATGAAGGCCGAAGACTGCCTGGTGGTTCAGGCGGCGGCCAAGCCCCTGCGTCTTATCAGCTCTCCCCACAAGGGCTATTTCGCCATCCTGCGCAACAAGCTCAACTGGGGCGGTCGGGACGAGGGTTTCCCGCTGCCGGACATGGTACGGAAAAACAGACGGGATAGCGGGGAATAACCCATCCCGCCAGCGGGTAACTGCTCTACTGCTTTTTCTTGCGCTGCAGCTTGTACTTTTTCATCTTGTACTGGAGCAGGCTCTTGGTGATACCCAGCTTTTCAGCGGCCCGGGCCTGGACATTGCCCGCGTCCTCCAGGGCCTGGCGTACCAGTTTCTCCTCAATGCCGGAGAGGATTTCCGACAGGCTCAGGTCCTCGGGGATAAACTGGTTCAGGTCGAGACTCGAACTCCACTCCGAGACATTGGTCAGGTCCGATGAGTCGGGCTGGACGTCCTCGGCCTCGATGCGGTCGTTGCTGCACAGGATGGCGGCCCGCTCGATGGTGTTTTCCAACTCGCGCACATTGCCTTCCCAGGGCAGGCTGACCAGGAGCCGCAGGGCTTCCGGTGAGATATCGAGCCGTTCTTTACCCAGCCGGGCCGCATTTTTCTTGAGAAAATGGCTGACCAGCTCCGGAATGTCGTCCACCCGTTCGCGCAGGGGCGGCAGGTGAATATGGATCACGTTGAGCCGGTAATAGAGATCTTCTCTGAAGTTACCCTTTTCCACCTCGTCCTTCAGGTCCTTGTTGGTCGCAGCCAGGACCCGGACATCCACTTCCAGGGTGGTGCTGCCGCCCACCCGCTCGAAACTTCGTTCCTGCAGGACCCGCAACAGCTTGGCCTGCAGGCTGGGAGGCATTTCGCCTATCTCGTCCAGGAACAGGGTACCTCCGTCGGCCAGTTCAAAGCGTCCCTTACGCATGGTGATGGCGTCGGTGAAGGCTCCCTTTTCATGACCGAACAGTTCGCTTTCCAGCAGGTTGCTGGCCAGGGCCGCACAGTTGACCGAAACAAAAGGCATGTCTTTTCGCGGGCTCAGGTTGTGGATGGCCCGGGCCACCAGTTCCTTGCCCGTGCCTGACTCGCCGGTGATCAGTACCGACGAGGGAGTGGGCGCCACCTTTTCGATCAGCTGGTAGATGGCCCGCATGGAGGGGTTTTTGCCGATCATGCCGCCGAACCCCGACTTCGGGGTGACCTCGCTGCGCAGCCTTTTGATTTCCCGTACCAGGCCGTAATGTTCGATGGCCTTGTTGACCGCGGCCAGCAGCTGTTCGTTGGAAAAGGGCTTGGCCAGATAGGTAAAGGCGCCCAGCCGCATGGCCTCCACGGCCTTTTCCACCTCGGCATAGGCCGTGATCAGGATCACCGGCAGATCCTTGTTCAGTTCCTTGATTTTGGCCAGAAACTCGATGCCGTCCATACCCGGCATCTTCATGTCGGAGATGACCAGGTCCAGGTCGGTATCCCGGATAATGGGTAATCCCTCAATGCCGGAATCGGCGGTGAAAACCTCGTGGCCTTCGTCCCGCAACAGTTCGGAGAGAACGATCTGGTAGTTGGGTTCGTCGTCGACAATCAAAATGGTGTGCATGGTATCATCCGGGCCCCAGTCTCTGTTCCGGGGTAACGCTGTGGTTTTGTTTGTTCTTTAGGCCGCCTTGGAAACTTCTGATTTTTCAAGGTACCCTTTATGGAGTTGCGGCGGCAAAGAGTCGTCTTTCCAGTTCCGCCAGCAGGCTGTAGGGTGGGCAGAAGCCGTCTTTGCCGGCCAGGTTGCTGCCCGGCCGGTTGCCGCCATGGTAATCGCTGCCACCGGTTATCAGCAGGTCAAACCGGTGGGCCAGCCGGGTCAGCTCTTTCTGGATTTTTTTTCCATGGCCGGGATAGACCACTTCGAGTCCGTCCAGGCCCCGTTCCACCAGTTCGCGAATCAGCAGCGGCTGTATGCGTATCCGGGCGTCGATCTGACCCGGGTGGGCCAGGACCGCCACCCCGCCCGCCTCGTGGATCATGGAGATGGTCTCAGCGGCCGTGTAGGCAAAGCGGGCACACCAGGCGGGCCTGCCCCGGCGCAGATACTGGCTAAAGGCCTGGTCCATGGTTCTGACCACTCCCTTTTCCATCAGCAGCCTGGCGATATGGGGCCGGCCGGTCTGGCCGCAAAAGGAGAAATGGTCCAGTTCCCGGTCTTCTATTTTCAGTCCCAGCTCCCGCAGTTTGAGGAGAATTTTCCGGTTGCGTTCGATCCGTCCCTGTTGAACCCGGTCAAGCCAGCTGTGCAGGGAATCACAGCTTGTGTCCAGGCCATATCCCAGGATATGGAGGGAGAATCCGCGGTGCTGGGCACTGATTTCGATACCGGCTATGGTCTTGACATGGTGTCTTTTTCCCGCCTCCATAAACGGTTCGATCCCGTCCACCGTGTCATGATCGGTCAGGGCAATGCCACCGAGATTGCGCTCTGCGGCCATCTGGACAAGCTCTTCGGGGGTGGCGGTGCCATCGGAGAAAGTGGAGTGGAGGTGGAGGTCAATACACATGGTATCTCAAAAAGTTACGGTTGGCAGCTTGTGCCCATGGCAGCACTGCGTATCACTGCTAATCTAATCATGACGCCAGGTTAATGCAATCAACTAATGAAAAGGGCGGGGTGTGATGACAACCTGGGAAAAATGCTTATTGTGATGCTCAAAAGAGGATTTGCAATCCATAACCGGGCACTGTCTTTGCGGCTCGAAACAGTCAGGTACCTGTCGAGCCAACTGATTTAAAGAGGATTTCGACGTCATGGATTTATGACAGGAACAGGAGGTGAAATCATGCCAGATACCATAGTGGTCTGCCCTGCGTGCGGGGCGAAAAACAGGATTCCAGCCGCCAAGGCCCATCTCAGACCCAAATGCGGCCGATGCGGCCAGCCGCTGCCGGCGGGTGCGGCTGGCACCGTGGTCGAGCTTGGCGACCATAACTTCCAGCAGGTGACCG encodes:
- a CDS encoding branched-chain amino acid ABC transporter permease yields the protein MDYFIELFFGGLTRGSIYALIALGYTMVYGIIGLINFAHGEIYMIGAFTALIVSTVLSVFGFPLLAIVILTMLAAAIWASAYGYTVEKLAYKPLRNAPRLSPLISAIGMSMFLQNYVLLAQTPDFLPFPALIPDFPFMERYAHIIGSSDLVILLTTAVIMVLLTFLIKFTRIGKAMRATAQDRKMALLVGVNVDHVISMTFIIGSALAAVGGMLIASHIGQINFFIGFIAGIKAFTAAVLGGIGSIPGAVLGSFILGLTESFATGYVSSDYEDVFAFSLLVLILIFRPSGLLGKASIEKV
- the proC gene encoding pyrroline-5-carboxylate reductase: MKTIGLVGGGQMGEALIRGMLKAELVTAEKIMVAEPDSSRQQYLTSQYGIGVTALPGELASFAQVVILAVKPQIMEPVLQQYVAHLDESHLIISIAAGVTIAAMEGVLGDSARIIRVMPNTPALVLAGASALSGNRRASEEDMETAKALFSAVGICVEVAENLLDAVTGLSGSGPGYVFTFIEAMVDGGVLAGLPRPVAEQLVLQTVYGSARLALETGEPAAVLKGRVTSPGGTTITGIQVLEEAGLRGTVMTAIEAATQRSRDLGS
- the lpxK gene encoding tetraacyldisaccharide 4'-kinase: MRNKNLYFALGRPFSPLYSMLMRARENLYRLGVFKQARLPAVVISVGNLTMGGTGKTPVVQYLARFLEKEGLRPAVVSRGYGGSTKEPVNIVSDGEQVLLDAAFVGDEPRFLAETLEGVPVLTGVVRKLPAARAVEMGADVLLLDDGFQHLGVARDIDLVLFNADTLAGNSRVFPGGDLREPVRALFRCHAFLLTGVNDGNRERAGRFADLLRQRFSGRPVFFSTYRPSGLVWRAGDGNRTQESLDRLAGRKCFAFCGIARPEGFRDMLLSMGLDLTGFMGLPDHHRYTGADIDRLRREALQKGSELLVTTEKDLVKMEGVDPGLDLAAVRMETSPEESFDAFIRGAVARVRAGERV
- a CDS encoding branched-chain amino acid ABC transporter substrate-binding protein, with product MKLARKMITLVSAMAMAAGLTSAAMAADPIKIGVAGAHSGDLASYGLPTVKAAELVAKDVNARGGINGRKVVLLVEDDVCKPEVATNTATKLVSKGVNVVIGHICSGATKAALPIYKASDVIVISPSATDSSLTQSGDYPNFYRTIAPNNAQARTEVDFVVNVLGAKKVAIIHDKGDYGKGFAQDAKNFLEKEGKAKVVLFEGITPGAVDYSAVVQKVKRSGADVVIFGGYHPEASKIVTQMRKKRMKTIFVSDDGVKDDTFIKVAGKYAEGVYATGPADVSSNPITREYREKHVKAYGEEPGAFFDNAVAAALALTNAIEKAGSTDPKAIAKALHTENVETPFGSIRFDENGDAIGVGYVVYKVENGKFVAVK
- the lpxC gene encoding UDP-3-O-acyl-N-acetylglucosamine deacetylase, with the translated sequence MAPVIEPHQYTLKKTVSCCGVGLHTGRTVNLTIHPAPANVGIRFFRSDLKEKPVIPARMDRVVDTRLATTIGSGATRISTTEHLLAALRGSGIDNADIEIDSHEVPIMDGSADPFVHLLRQGGRRKQRALRKVLRITSPITYSEGDKSIRIEPYDGFKITGRIAFEGELLREQKYSVEVTRERFMKEIARARTFGYVEQVEHLWANGLALGGTLENVIAIHWDRRSILNEDGLRYDDEFVRHKVLDLIGDLALLGTPVFGHVIADRSGHGLHLGLMQTIAERPECWEYVKFRKNGNTVLRQVVKETRRAGDRIKPFFTPQQPGSAAQPVCAA
- a CDS encoding PHP domain-containing protein — protein: MCIDLHLHSTFSDGTATPEELVQMAAERNLGGIALTDHDTVDGIEPFMEAGKRHHVKTIAGIEISAQHRGFSLHILGYGLDTSCDSLHSWLDRVQQGRIERNRKILLKLRELGLKIEDRELDHFSFCGQTGRPHIARLLMEKGVVRTMDQAFSQYLRRGRPAWCARFAYTAAETISMIHEAGGVAVLAHPGQIDARIRIQPLLIRELVERGLDGLEVVYPGHGKKIQKELTRLAHRFDLLITGGSDYHGGNRPGSNLAGKDGFCPPYSLLAELERRLFAAATP
- a CDS encoding NAD(+)/NADH kinase is translated as MKKDFVGIITKRDAPDVHQVGTELATWLEQWGIRAALDRIDPAMDMLVILGGDGTLLHVAAQASHLDIPVVGINLGNLGFLTEVAAGEMYQALETILAGKARIEKRMMLRASLFSGRDGQESEPLFALNEVVIVKESTDRIMRLSSWADEEFITTYKGDGLIISTPTGSTAYNLSAGGPIVHAELGTILVTPICPFMLESRPVLLSPDVRITTRLADPENDVKVIVDGRPGWDMKAEDCLVVQAAAKPLRLISSPHKGYFAILRNKLNWGGRDEGFPLPDMVRKNRRDSGE
- a CDS encoding sigma-54-dependent transcriptional regulator gives rise to the protein MHTILIVDDEPNYQIVLSELLRDEGHEVFTADSGIEGLPIIRDTDLDLVISDMKMPGMDGIEFLAKIKELNKDLPVILITAYAEVEKAVEAMRLGAFTYLAKPFSNEQLLAAVNKAIEHYGLVREIKRLRSEVTPKSGFGGMIGKNPSMRAIYQLIEKVAPTPSSVLITGESGTGKELVARAIHNLSPRKDMPFVSVNCAALASNLLESELFGHEKGAFTDAITMRKGRFELADGGTLFLDEIGEMPPSLQAKLLRVLQERSFERVGGSTTLEVDVRVLAATNKDLKDEVEKGNFREDLYYRLNVIHIHLPPLRERVDDIPELVSHFLKKNAARLGKERLDISPEALRLLVSLPWEGNVRELENTIERAAILCSNDRIEAEDVQPDSSDLTNVSEWSSSLDLNQFIPEDLSLSEILSGIEEKLVRQALEDAGNVQARAAEKLGITKSLLQYKMKKYKLQRKKKQ